One part of the Glycine max cultivar Williams 82 chromosome 14, Glycine_max_v4.0, whole genome shotgun sequence genome encodes these proteins:
- the LOC100778024 gene encoding glutaredoxin-C6, producing MQGLRRCSNDVVQLDLSTPTTTTTTTTTTSSCSLSIDVDESTEARIQRLISEHPVIIFTRSSCCMCHVMKKLLATIGVNPTVIELDDHEIAALPFPDNNHRNPIPAVFIGGDSVGGLESLVALHVSGHLVPKLVQVGALWV from the coding sequence ATGCAAGGCCTTCGCCGCTGCTCGAACGACGTCGTCCAGCTAGACCTCTCCACcccaaccaccaccaccaccaccaccaccaccacctcttcTTGTTCTCTCTCCATCGACGTGGACGAATCAACGGAGGCCCGCATCCAGCGCCTGATCTCGGAGCACCCTGTGATAATCTTCACGCGGTCCTCGTGCTGCATGTGCCACGTCATGAAGAAGCTCCTAGCCACCATCGGCGTCAACCCCACCGTCATCGAATTGGACGACCACGAGATCGCCGCCCTCCCCTTTCCCGACAACAACCACCGCAACCCCATCCCCGCCGTCTTCATCGGCGGCGACTCCGTCGGCGGCCTCGAGTCTCTCGTCGCCCTTCACGTCTCCGGCCACCTCGTCCCCAAACTCGTCCAAGTTGGCGCCCTCTGGGTGTGA